In Gimesia panareensis, the genomic window AGTTCGACGACTCCCAGGTTACTGGCAAAGTGGGCCGACCGATCTTCCACAACGGTACACAAAACCTCACGTATTTCGTCTGCCAGTGTTTCGAGTTCAGTCCCGGAGAGCGTTCTCAAATCCACTGGGGACTCGATCCGGGGAAGAATTTCGATTTTCATCAGTGATCTCGTTCTAATATAAAGTGGGCCAGTTCTTCCAATCGTTGGCCGTGGCTCCCAAGTGGGGCGATCGAGAGGCACGCTTCTTCAATTAAATTTTGTGCGCGTTGGCGACTTTCTTCAACGCCAATCAGCGAGGGGTAGGTTAATTTACCGTGTTCAGCGTCTTTTCGCACGCCTTTTCCCATTTTTTCTTCATCGCCGGTTAAATCAAGCAGGTCATCCGTTATCTGAAATGCCAACCCTATGCAAATGCCGTATTTTTCCAGATTTCGCAGCATGTCAGGATTTGACCCCCCAATACGTGCACCCATTGTCAGGGCGCTGCAGATCAAACGACCTGTTTTGCGGCGGTGGATGGCTTCCAGTTGCTCAAGAGTGGCTTCTGTCAGATGTTCGGATTCGAGGTCAGCAACCTGGCCTCCCACCATACCGACGGCGCCAGCGGCATTAGCGAGATCGACACAACATTCAGCTGCGATAGACTTTACTTCAATTTCTTTTGCCAGTAATTCAAATGCTCTGGTGAGCAAGGCATCTCCGGCGAGAATCGCATTGGCTTCACCAAATTTGATGTGGCTGGTGGGCATGCCGCGGCGGAGGGCATCGTCATCCATGGCGGGCAGGTCGTCATGGATTAGGGAATAGGTGTGCACCATTTCAATGGCGCAGGCGGCAGGGAGCGCTGATTCCAGAATTCCGCCACAGGCTTCGCTGCTGAGCAGAACCAGGATCGGGCGGAGCCGCTTTCCCCCCGCGGAGAGGCTGTAAGACATTGCCTCTTTGAGAATCGGCGGGCAGTCTGTCGAGGGATCGAGGGCTGCTGTGAGACGCTGGTTGACCAGATCCTGCAGGGTGCTCCACATTTCTTTAAAGGACGAGGGGTGACTCATTCCATTCCGATCTTTGTCCGTTGTTGCTGTGTTGTTAAGCATCTGATTCGGTGGCTGTTGCCAGAGTCAGGCCGATCTGACAGGCTTTGAGATATTCATCAATCATCAGAGTTTCGCTGGTGGTGTGAATATCCTGTTGACCGCAGCCCAGTGTGACGGTGGGGAAGCCGTGAGCGGTCATCCAGTTGGCGTCCAGCCCGCCGTTGCCGATGGTCAGTTCGGGCGTTCCTCCCAGTTTCTGGATGGCCTGGCTGGCGGTCTGGACGGCGGGTTCGTCTTGTGACAGCCGGAAGGAATCATATTTCAGATAGGACTCAAAAGAAACTTTGCCTCGCTTGCCGGCACTGTTTTTTACGGTGCGGGCTGCTTTTTCGAAGGCCTTTTTGAATTCATTGAGGATGCGTTCCCGAAAGCGGGGATTATGGCTGCGGGCTTCTGCCTTGATGGTCAGTTCAGGCATCACGACGTTGGTGGCAGCGCCGCCGGAGAGGACGCCGATGTTGCTGGAGCCGGCATCTTTGCCTTTGACAACCAGACCGTGCCAGCCGTTGCTGGCGAGATCGTCGATGGCTTTGCCGGCGATGACGGCAGCGCTGACGCCGAGTTCCGGGTGGGCGCCGGCGTGGCTGGCAACTCCACTGATATGAATCAGCATCCCAGAATCTCCGGTGGCACCGATGCAGACCATGTCGGAGAGTTTGCCGTCCCAGTTGAAGCACATGGCTGGTTTGCCCAGCTTGCTGGTCGCCAGATGGCGCACGCCGACCAGGCCGATTTCTTCCTGTACCATCCAGACGAAGGTGAGCGGCGGGTGGGGCAGATCCTGTTCGAGGATCGTGAGCAGGGCGTTCAGAATCACGCTGCAACCACCCCGGTCATCCGCGCCCAGGGCGGTAAGCGGACTTTTGGAATGGATGAGTTTGCCCTTTTTGACCGGTTCGGCTCCGACACAGAGGGGAACTGTGTCCATATGGGCCATCAGCAGCCGGCGCGGCCCTTTCACCGTGCCGGGGAGTTTGACAATCATGTTCCCGCATTCGCCGCCAATACTGCTTTTCTTATGTGCTTTGTCGAAGGCGATCTGCTTTTCCGGGAGACCGGCTGCGAGGAGCCGACGCTGAATTTCAGCGGCGATCTGACCTTCTTCCCCACTTTTTCCGGGGATGGCCATCAGATCGGTGACAAGCTGTAATGCCTTTTTATCATTCACTTTAAGTGTCTTGTTTTTGAGGCGGCTCATGGGGGCTCTGATCCAAATCGAGAGGGATACGATCGATCGTTCAGCAGGCGCTGAGACGAACTGGCGAATGATGCAAGTTACGCTTTCGCCCCGGTTTTTTCAATGCGACGGTCAAGTGGTTTTCACGTTTGGGCGGGGGCTTTCAGACTCATATTGCTGTAATTACCGAGGAATCTTAGAATCCCGCCTGTTTATCCGCCGAAATTCCGTGGCGGGGCACGGACGTCCCGCACAGAATCTTAGCATCGGTTTCCTGACTATTGAAAATGATTCGCTCTCGCCTGCGCTGGCTCAAGCACTTAACGCTGGCACTGATTACTCTCGTCCTGTTAGCGGTCGGGAGCGAGGTCGCGTTACGTATTGAGGAATACCGTCAGCAGGAGACGGTGAGCAGTTATGACTCCGACGGTTTTCTGATTCCCTCCGATGTGAGTTACCACCGCATCCGACCACTGCAGAAGGTCTCCCGTAAGCACCCGGATACGGAAGAGATGATCCAGTTCTCGATCAACAGTATGGGGCTGAGAGGGAAAGAGTATGCGATTCCGAAACCGGCGGGCGTGTATCGGATCCTCTGTCTGGGGGGCGAAACGGTTCTGGCGCCGGAAATGGAAGACGCGGATACCTTCTGTGTGCGACTGGAACACCTGCTGCAGAAACAGACGCAGTTAAAAGTGGAAGTGGTCAATGCGGGGGTTCCCGATGCCAGTCCGCTGATGTCGTATCTGCATCTGAGGCATTCGCTGATGGGGCTGCAACCGGATCTGATTCTGTTTCACTTTGACATGTCTGATGTGGCTAATGACCATGCCTTGAGACGCTTCACCCAGATCAGTGATACCGGGGTGCCGCTCTGCTCGATGCATCCCCTGTTTGAAGAGATCAGTGCCCCTGAGAAACTGGAAAGCCATTTCCTGGTCTACCGGTTTCTGTTACGGTGGCTGGGAGATTACTGGGTCCAGAATCAGCCCGCGGGGCTGGATCGGGATATTGACACGCCTCAAGGTAAATTTTTGTGGCTGGAAGATCATCCCCCCGACTGGTCCGTCTATGTGCGGCAGACACTGGAGCCGATCCAGAACATTCAGCAGGTTTCCCAGGGGACTTATTCACGTTTTATCCTGGCGACATACCCTAAACCGTGGCAGGTTTCCGAAACTGCCATGAGCGGCAAGAACGCACGGGCCGCCCTGGGAGTACGCGAAGGAGTGAAGTACGGGAGCCGGTTCCCGTTTGAACTGCTGGAGACTTACACGAAGCAGTTGAACGTACCTTATTGTGATACATCGCCGGTGTTTCAGAGCATTCAGAATCCGGATCGATATTTTCTGGAAAGCGTTCCCCAGTTTTCGCGCGAAGGGCATGCATTGTATGCCCGTGAGCTGGCGCTTTATATTTTGAAGGAGATTCCCGGGATCTGGTCTGATCCGGTTCCCTCACCATCAGAGCAGTCACCTCAGCAGGCGGGTGTGCCTTTACGCTGAGGTTGTCCGTTACTGATTATCAGGGCTGTAGCAACAATAATGAGAATTCGTGTCCCATCAGGGACGGTCAGGGCTTTTCTGGTACAGAGGCACAGATCCCGGCTGAAGGGGGTAACCTGATCCGGGGAGAGGATGGCAAATTCTTTGTTTTTCAAAGGGTTTAGGCAAAAATACGACCTATCTTTTACTTATGTGAAGAAATCTTCATATGGCATGAGGTGGGATAAAAATTGACCGGTTGCAGCAGCAGGGGATTTTGATCTACAGGGATGTGATCTCCGTTACTGCAGGGCCGGATTTGAAATCGACTGAGGAAAGAGATTCATGAGTTCATACGAGACTGCATGCCGTTACTTTGACCAGGCCTCCCGCCAGGTGGGGCTGTCGCGCAATATGCAGGAACTGCTGCGTACACCGGAACGCGAAGTCAAAGTGGAAGTTCCGATTGAGCGTGACAACGGAGAAATTGCGACTTACATCGGCTACCGGGTCCAGCACGACTGTTCCCGCGGACCGATGAAAGGGGGGCTGCGATTTCACCCAGAGGTGGATGCCGATGAAGTGCTGGCACTGGCATCGCTGATGACCTGGAAGACCGCGCTGGTCAATATTCCCTACGGAGGCGCGAAGGGGGGCATCTCGGTTGATGTGTCAAAGCTCTCCCAGGGAGAACTGGAACGGGTGACCCGTAAGTTCATCGACAAGATCTACGATGTGATCGGACCGCTGAAAGATATTCCGGCTCCCGATATGGGGACCAACGCGCAGGTGATGGCCTGGATCATGAATCAGTATGAAAAGTATTGTGGGTTCAATCCCGCCTGTGTGACGGGCAAGCCGCTTGAACTGCACGGTGCCGATGGGCGGGAAGAGGCCACCGGTCGCGGTGTGGCGATGATCACCCGGCAGACTCTGAATCATCTGAAAATCGATCTGTCAGGTGTGACGGTGGCGATCCAGGGATTC contains:
- a CDS encoding polyprenyl synthetase family protein, whose amino-acid sequence is MSHPSSFKEMWSTLQDLVNQRLTAALDPSTDCPPILKEAMSYSLSAGGKRLRPILVLLSSEACGGILESALPAACAIEMVHTYSLIHDDLPAMDDDALRRGMPTSHIKFGEANAILAGDALLTRAFELLAKEIEVKSIAAECCVDLANAAGAVGMVGGQVADLESEHLTEATLEQLEAIHRRKTGRLICSALTMGARIGGSNPDMLRNLEKYGICIGLAFQITDDLLDLTGDEEKMGKGVRKDAEHGKLTYPSLIGVEESRQRAQNLIEEACLSIAPLGSHGQRLEELAHFILERDH
- a CDS encoding M20/M25/M40 family metallo-hydrolase, giving the protein MSRLKNKTLKVNDKKALQLVTDLMAIPGKSGEEGQIAAEIQRRLLAAGLPEKQIAFDKAHKKSSIGGECGNMIVKLPGTVKGPRRLLMAHMDTVPLCVGAEPVKKGKLIHSKSPLTALGADDRGGCSVILNALLTILEQDLPHPPLTFVWMVQEEIGLVGVRHLATSKLGKPAMCFNWDGKLSDMVCIGATGDSGMLIHISGVASHAGAHPELGVSAAVIAGKAIDDLASNGWHGLVVKGKDAGSSNIGVLSGGAATNVVMPELTIKAEARSHNPRFRERILNEFKKAFEKAARTVKNSAGKRGKVSFESYLKYDSFRLSQDEPAVQTASQAIQKLGGTPELTIGNGGLDANWMTAHGFPTVTLGCGQQDIHTTSETLMIDEYLKACQIGLTLATATESDA
- a CDS encoding Glu/Leu/Phe/Val family dehydrogenase, translated to MSSYETACRYFDQASRQVGLSRNMQELLRTPEREVKVEVPIERDNGEIATYIGYRVQHDCSRGPMKGGLRFHPEVDADEVLALASLMTWKTALVNIPYGGAKGGISVDVSKLSQGELERVTRKFIDKIYDVIGPLKDIPAPDMGTNAQVMAWIMNQYEKYCGFNPACVTGKPLELHGADGREEATGRGVAMITRQTLNHLKIDLSGVTVAIQGFGNVGSYTAHFLDEFGAKIVAVSDASGGIYCGDGINIPKLIEYCKDTKAVKGFPETEAISNEDLLTSNVTVLIPAALGGVLTKENAKEIRAKCIVEAANNPTDPDADEIFAKNEIVVVPDILANAGGVTVSYFEWVQNRQHFSWEKSRVRSELDRIMNDSFELVWKIAKDKKVSLRIAAYILGIGRVGRATVMGGI